The DNA window ATTCCTTCTAGTATAGGTGCGCTATTATTCTTATGCCCCATCTCTTACAACGATGAAATCACGATTGGTGTCGGTATTTTGGCATCTTTCCTCTTAACAACATTCGGTGATGTAATTCCTGCATTTATTGTTTTTTTACTTGGTTTTTCCGCACTTGCTAGCGTACTTGCAACGATTACAAAACCTGCTTTCGTTCAAAATTCACCTTTTTTGCGCACTACTTTTATTAATGGACCATTTGGTTTAATCGTTCGTGTTCTTGCTTTTGCATTTGGCTTTATGACTTTTTATGAAATTGGCCCTGAAATCATTTCTTCAAGAGCTACGGGAGGCGTTGTGCTTTATGACTTAGCCCCTGTCCTACTCACTTGGTTTTTGTTTGCTGGAATTTTATTGCCGTTACTAGTTGAATTTGGCTTAATGGAATTTGTCGGTACCTTGCTCAACAAATTCATGCGTCCTGTCTTCACCTTGCCTGGCCGTTCCTCAATCGATGCGATGGCATCATGGATGGGCGCTGCACCTGTTGGAGTTTTGGTAACAATGAAGCAATACGATGAAGGCAATTATACCGGACGTGAAGCTTCGGTCATTGCCACTACGTTTTCAATCGCTTCTGTGGCGTTTAGTTTAGTAGTTGCCAATGTCGTCGGCATCGGACATTTGTTCTTTCCTTTTTACCTAGCTGTATCGGTTGCTTGTTTAGTAGCTGCCATCATTATGCCGCGCATCCCACCTTTGTCTCGTAAAAAAGACGACTATTATGCGCCAGTTGGCAAACAAATTGACGATACCATTCCTGAAGGTGCACCGCTTTTACAATGGGGTTTTGACGAAGCTCGTCGTAAAGCAAGCAGCGCGGCAAGCCCGAAAAAACTTGCACAAATCGGCATTGAGACGGTACTGGATATATGGCTAGCGCTAATCCCACTCGTTATTGCTCTTGGTACTGTGGCATTGATTGTCGCAGAATACACACCATTATTCAAAATCATTTCTTATCCACTGATTCCCGTACTGACTTTATTCGGCTTACCCGAAGCCGCCGAAGCCGCTCCTACGTTCTTAGTTGGATTCGCAGATATGTTCTTGCCTGCTGTACTAGGTGCAGGTATCGAGAGTGAATTGACTCGCTTTGTGCTAGCTGGTGTTTCGTTAACGCAAATCATCTATATGTCTGAAATCGGCATTTTGATTTTACGTTCGAACATTCCAGTGAAATTCTGGGAACTGGCTGTAATTTTCGTATTACGTACCATCATCACTTTACCAATTCTTGTGTTGTTCGGTCATTTGTTTGTTTAATAAAAAAGCGCTACTCCTAGAAATGTACATTCCTAGGAGTAGCGCTTTTTTACTCACTTTGCCCAATGATGAAAGAAGAAATAAGACAAGATGAGCACAATGACAATGATGGAAAGGATGAGCATGGGCACAAAACCAAAGGTAGCTTCCATTAGAACTCCTCCTCCTTTTCCCTTTAGCATACTCTCTTTTTATCGAAAGTCAAAGTAATTAGCAGACTATTCAGTTATTAAGATGAAATTACATTTCTACCTAACATAAAACCGACACTAGGATCTTTCACCCCAATGTCGGTTTTTTGTTTATGAAACTAGCTTTTGCCCGCAATTCGGACAGAACTTGGCCCCTTCGTTTTTCTGACCGCAGTTCGGACAGAATTTTGGTGCTGGCTTATCGTTAGCACCTGGTTGTGTTGCTGAATCCATAGAACCTGTACCCGCTGTGTTTTGCTGCTTTCCGGACTCTTGTTCTTTCTGACCGTCCATCATTTCTTTGGCAATGTTCATTCCCATCATCATGCCTGCCATGTCAGAGGCTGCATTGGATCCAGATGACTTGCCCATGGCATCGGCCACTGAAATCTGTTGGTATTTGGCGACATCCCCGACCATTCCGTGTGATGCGCTTTTGTTAATCATATCCTGAATTTCCTTCGGATAATTAAAGCTCATCACTTGGAAGCCTGTCACTTTTAAGCCATCTTCCATCAATTGCATATTCAAATCGTCTTGAATGCCTTGTCCAATTTCATGCGCATTGGCTTGCAAATTGAACATGTCCTTGCCTTCTTTACTTATCCATCTCATCAAAAGTTGATCCAAAATCGCCGTAATCCGGATTTTCACATCGTCAACGATGTAGCTATCTCGAACGCCTGCAATTTTATCGATCAAGCCGATATAATCGCTTACTGTAAACTGGAACGTTCCATTTGCACGAATTGGCATACCGCCTGGCAACTGTGGGGATGGGATATTAATTGGATTTTGCGTCCCCCATCGAACCGTAAATTCTTTTGTATTGACGAACAATACCTCTACACGCATACCGCTATTAAAGCCAAAACGAAAGCCTTTTAAGGTCGACAAAAATGGCACGATTTGTGATTCGATATCGTACTCGCCTTCCTCTTCAAAAATCCCTTCGATTTTGCCATTATTCATAAAGACGGCATCCTGACCTGGACGAATAATTAACTTACTCCCTTTTTTCACTTCATTATTCGTCCACTTCCAGAAAATCTGATCTTCCCTGAATTCTTCCCATTCCACTACATCCGAAAATTGGTTGCCAAAAAAACCCATTCTTCTTTTCTCCTCCTTTTCTATCATCTGTTTTTAAAATTTACGACCGCCTCCACTGAAAGAAGCGCCGCCTCCCGTACTTCCGCCCCCACCAAAGCCTCCGCCGCTTCCACTGTTAGCCTTCGGAACTTTACGGCGGGAAACGGTTTTGTTGCGAAATTGGTCACGCGTGCCGGTCACTTTTGTATGATCCCCATCAAAATAAGTACTAGCAGTCGTTGTTACACGTCCACCAGAATTGTATAACATGAATCCGACAACACCTGTCGCCAGTAACAGCGCAATTAGCAGCTGAAACCAGCTTTTAAGAAGAATGTTTTCCGGATTGACACCTGGTCGATATTCCATATAGCGGCTTGATGTAGTGACGGTCTCCTGAAAAGCATCTGCATAGTCGCCGTTTTGCATTTCGGGAACAATTCGATCTAGTACCAAATCGACCCGCTTGTTATCTAGTGATGTTTCTGCCGTACCAAAGCCCGCTAAGTAAACATCGCGCGTGGCAATGTTCATCGTCAGCAGCACCGCATTTTTTTGATTGTTTTCTACAGACCATGCATCATAAAAATCACCCATGTCCTCCATAATCGACAACGATTTTTCATCTGCCAAAGTTAAGAACAGGAAGTCTGTATCTTGCTCATCGCTGTATTTTGTTGCAACAGTTTCTAATTCTGCGATTTCTGATTCACTAAGCAAATTAGCGTTATCGTAAACATGTTGATCCACTGCAGCAAATGCAGTGACTCCAGTTATAGTCATCAGTATTAGCAATAAGCAAAGAGTTTTAAGCCATGTACTTTGAAAAGCCTTCACCATAGAACACCTCCTACAGCGAACGCAACCACTTTCATTACTGCAAAAACGGAAGCCGCAATACCGGTAAACCAAGCTGCAACTTTAAATCCACTAATTGGCGGTTTACCGACTACCTTACCGGTTTGACCGTTCATCGCAAAAGTATGTTCCTTATTGTCGAAATCATAATAAACCATCCACACAGGAAACAACGTATAGTAGACGTTTTTCTTATTCGTCAGAATTTGCTTATGGGTATAGCTGACAGTCGAATAGCCTGAAATGGTGCTGCCTATATACGAATCGATATAAGGGACGATCTTCGACTCGATCCGTGAGTACAGCGCTTCTTCGTCATAATCGTATTTTTCAGCAAGAAAGCCTGCCAAATAAGGCATCTTGAAATCTTTCAATTCTTCGTAATTATAAGGTTCCAGCTTATCCATCAATTCGTCGTCCATTTTTTCCGAGGCATCTGCTGGAACTTTTAAATAGCTAAGATCTATTTCTCTACGAACGTCATAAAAATCAGTCTCTGTGTAGATCGTATCGCCCGACGTATAGCTATGCACTCTAGTCGCAAGCGCCGCTACATCCGCTGTGCCATCAATGTCGTACAGCCAGAACGGCACATACATACCGGTCATTTTTTTAATGCGGTCACCACTGGTAAAACCTCTTGGTGTCAATCGCCCATTATTCGTCCATTTTCGAAATGCAGCGACAGCTTCATCTTTGCTAATCGTAAAAGGAATTACTTTGGCCGGAGCCAATTCACCTGTTAACCTGTCTGCAAGTAACACGGGTGCTCCGCAAAAACTGCAATGTGTCGCAGTAGTTTGTGCTTCGGTCAAAATAACGGCGCCGCAGTTTTCACAGTGATATTCTTTCGCTTCTTGTGGATCAAATTTTCGTAAGATATTGGTTTCAGGAAACGTCTCAATGTTGTCCTGTCTGCCACAGTTCGGACAAGACAGGTGCCCTGACTCACTATCAAACGCCATGTCTGAACCACAGTTCGGACATTTATACTGAATGACCATCTTTTACGCCCCTTTCAACTTAAAGGAACTTCTTACACTGCACAT is part of the Planococcus kocurii genome and encodes:
- a CDS encoding YjiH family protein, which translates into the protein MTLLQSEKKKIESVDTWKFLIPSSIGALLFLCPISYNDEITIGVGILASFLLTTFGDVIPAFIVFLLGFSALASVLATITKPAFVQNSPFLRTTFINGPFGLIVRVLAFAFGFMTFYEIGPEIISSRATGGVVLYDLAPVLLTWFLFAGILLPLLVEFGLMEFVGTLLNKFMRPVFTLPGRSSIDAMASWMGAAPVGVLVTMKQYDEGNYTGREASVIATTFSIASVAFSLVVANVVGIGHLFFPFYLAVSVACLVAAIIMPRIPPLSRKKDDYYAPVGKQIDDTIPEGAPLLQWGFDEARRKASSAASPKKLAQIGIETVLDIWLALIPLVIALGTVALIVAEYTPLFKIISYPLIPVLTLFGLPEAAEAAPTFLVGFADMFLPAVLGAGIESELTRFVLAGVSLTQIIYMSEIGILILRSNIPVKFWELAVIFVLRTIITLPILVLFGHLFV
- a CDS encoding SPFH domain-containing protein, whose protein sequence is MGFFGNQFSDVVEWEEFREDQIFWKWTNNEVKKGSKLIIRPGQDAVFMNNGKIEGIFEEEGEYDIESQIVPFLSTLKGFRFGFNSGMRVEVLFVNTKEFTVRWGTQNPINIPSPQLPGGMPIRANGTFQFTVSDYIGLIDKIAGVRDSYIVDDVKIRITAILDQLLMRWISKEGKDMFNLQANAHEIGQGIQDDLNMQLMEDGLKVTGFQVMSFNYPKEIQDMINKSASHGMVGDVAKYQQISVADAMGKSSGSNAASDMAGMMMGMNIAKEMMDGQKEQESGKQQNTAGTGSMDSATQPGANDKPAPKFCPNCGQKNEGAKFCPNCGQKLVS
- a CDS encoding TPM domain-containing protein; its protein translation is MVKAFQSTWLKTLCLLLILMTITGVTAFAAVDQHVYDNANLLSESEIAELETVATKYSDEQDTDFLFLTLADEKSLSIMEDMGDFYDAWSVENNQKNAVLLTMNIATRDVYLAGFGTAETSLDNKRVDLVLDRIVPEMQNGDYADAFQETVTTSSRYMEYRPGVNPENILLKSWFQLLIALLLATGVVGFMLYNSGGRVTTTASTYFDGDHTKVTGTRDQFRNKTVSRRKVPKANSGSGGGFGGGGSTGGGASFSGGGRKF
- a CDS encoding TFIIB-type zinc ribbon-containing protein, whose amino-acid sequence is MVIQYKCPNCGSDMAFDSESGHLSCPNCGRQDNIETFPETNILRKFDPQEAKEYHCENCGAVILTEAQTTATHCSFCGAPVLLADRLTGELAPAKVIPFTISKDEAVAAFRKWTNNGRLTPRGFTSGDRIKKMTGMYVPFWLYDIDGTADVAALATRVHSYTSGDTIYTETDFYDVRREIDLSYLKVPADASEKMDDELMDKLEPYNYEELKDFKMPYLAGFLAEKYDYDEEALYSRIESKIVPYIDSYIGSTISGYSTVSYTHKQILTNKKNVYYTLFPVWMVYYDFDNKEHTFAMNGQTGKVVGKPPISGFKVAAWFTGIAASVFAVMKVVAFAVGGVLW